One part of the Rutidosis leptorrhynchoides isolate AG116_Rl617_1_P2 chromosome 1, CSIRO_AGI_Rlap_v1, whole genome shotgun sequence genome encodes these proteins:
- the LOC139858843 gene encoding uncharacterized protein yields the protein MISNEVNLSTTIEKSPNRQDFDIKIWGWSLISVVPWALNATEKFKMPTFFNKKLKKHAKRSRFRKFSEPGVSYATVRFRPYVSKVPWHTGPRAFLSQFFPRYGHYCGPNWSSGKDGGSLLWDKRPIDWLDYCCYCHDMGYDTHDQAELLKADLAFLECLEKPNMATKGDAHVAHLYRTMCLSGLRSILIPYRQHLLKLNSGQLYLGFGWLSNMKWKGWNAAQK from the exons ATGATTTCAAACGAGGTGAATCTTTCAACAACTATCGAAAAATCACCCAACCGGCAAGATTTTGATATCAAGATTTGGGGATGGTCCCTTATTTCAGTTGTCCCGTGGGCCCTCAATGCCACGGAGAAATTTAAAATGCCAACCTTTTTCAACAAAAAACTGAAGAAACACGCAAAAAGGTCTCGGTTCCGTAAATTCTCCGAACCTGGTGTGAGTTATGCTACTGTTCGGTTCAGACCCTATGTTTCTAAGGTTCCATGGCATACGGGCCCACGAGCGTTTCTTTCCCAGTTCTTTCCACGATATGGGCATTATTGTGGACCAAATTGGTCAAGTGGTAAAGACGGTGGGTCTTTACTTTGGGACAAACGTCCTATTGATTGGCTAGACTATTGTTGCTATTGTCATGATATGGGTTACGATACTCATGATCAAGCTGAACTTCTTAAGGCGGATTTGGCCTTTTTAGAGTGTTTGGAGAAGCCTAATATGGCTACAAAAGGGGATGCGCACGTTGCTCATCTGTATAGGACAATGTGCTTATCAG GCCTGAGGAGTATACTCATACCATACAGGCAGCATTTGTTGAAGCTGAATTCGGGTCAGTTATATCTTGGGTTTGGATGGCTTAGCAATATGAAATGGAAAGGATGGAATGCAGCTCAAAAGTAG